From a single Nicotiana tabacum cultivar K326 chromosome 8, ASM71507v2, whole genome shotgun sequence genomic region:
- the LOC142163289 gene encoding uncharacterized protein LOC142163289: protein MAQKDRSCKFHVAEQISQEGPGSWSAQIKLQGSQDIYAYGIIFGATTDSLCEEFAKLMGSEFEMSMLGGTECLPGSSREAVHKGNVLDIVFSVGLCARLQSNSKESHLKAAKRIRRYFKGTQNLVLYYSSGDNFNLIGYADVDYAGYLVNKKSTSGMAHFLGSCFISWGTRK from the exons ATGGCACAAAAGGATAGGTCATGCAAGTTTCACGTTGCTGAACAAATTAgtcaagaaggacctggttcatggTCTGCTCAAATCAAGCTTCAAGGATCACAGGat ATATATGCTTATGGAATCATATTTGGAGCTACAACTGACTCATTATgtgaagaatttgctaaactcatgggaagtgagtttgaaatgagtatgttgGGGGGAACTGAATGTCTTCCTGGGTCTTCAAGAGAAGCAGTCCATAAAGGGAATGT GTTAGACATTGTATTTAGTGTGGGATTATGTGCAAggttacaatcaaattctaaggaatctcatctgaaggctgctaAGAGAATTCGGAGATATTTTAAGGGGACACAGAACCTGGTTCTGTACTATTCTTCAGGTGACAATTTCAACCTTATTGGTTATGCTGACGTTGATTATGCAGGCTATCTGGTGAACAAGAAAAGCACATCTGGAATGGCTCATTTCCTTGGATCATGTTTTatctcatggggtacaaggaAATAA